In a genomic window of Flavobacterium sp. KACC 22761:
- a CDS encoding glycosyltransferase: protein MNRKILFLGESYRADAITWMKGLKEFGDFEIITWELQTSNNQRFKRILEYFFAPISIRKIIKKEKPDMVIAERTTSYGFLAAISGSKAIAIAQQGRTDLWPEESKLYPFKKFIQKYAFKKAHLIHAWGPVMAIHMKASGVDMNKVLVLPKGIDLSLFTPSTNNSNKIEAIVTRSLQPEYRHDYILKAFGILNQKGIDFSLTIVGDGNRLQFLKDLATALQIENKVIFTGRIPNTELPKLLQQSNIYISMPITEGVSASLFEAMACNCYPIVSDIPGNQSWIKHRENGQLIKIDNIEMLAEELIWSFQNAESRNEAIIRNRKFVEENANYDSNMKVISEKYHELLDSRK from the coding sequence ATGAATAGGAAAATACTTTTTCTTGGAGAATCTTATCGTGCCGATGCCATCACTTGGATGAAAGGCCTGAAGGAATTTGGCGATTTTGAAATCATTACCTGGGAACTTCAAACTTCAAACAATCAGCGATTCAAACGTATTTTAGAATATTTCTTCGCTCCTATTTCCATTCGAAAAATCATCAAAAAAGAAAAACCAGACATGGTGATTGCTGAACGAACTACCAGTTATGGCTTTCTTGCTGCAATCTCTGGATCTAAAGCCATCGCAATCGCACAGCAAGGCCGAACTGATTTATGGCCAGAAGAGTCTAAATTATATCCTTTTAAAAAATTCATCCAGAAATATGCTTTCAAAAAAGCGCATTTAATTCATGCTTGGGGACCTGTAATGGCAATTCACATGAAAGCATCTGGCGTTGATATGAACAAAGTTTTAGTTCTTCCGAAAGGAATTGATTTATCGCTTTTTACGCCATCAACCAATAATTCAAACAAAATTGAAGCCATTGTAACGCGTTCGTTGCAACCGGAATATCGTCATGATTATATTTTAAAAGCTTTCGGAATTTTGAATCAAAAAGGAATTGATTTTTCTTTGACAATTGTTGGCGACGGAAACAGATTGCAATTTTTAAAAGATTTAGCTACAGCACTTCAAATCGAAAACAAAGTCATTTTTACAGGTAGAATTCCAAATACCGAACTTCCTAAATTATTGCAGCAATCCAACATTTACATCAGTATGCCAATTACTGAAGGTGTTTCGGCATCTTTGTTTGAAGCAATGGCTTGTAATTGCTACCCTATAGTTTCTGATATTCCAGGAAACCAAAGCTGGATCAAACATCGCGAAAACGGACAATTAATTAAAATTGACAATATCGAAATGCTAGCTGAAGAATTAATATGGTCTTTTCAAAATGCTGAATCTCGAAACGAAGCAATTATTCGAAACAGAAAATTTGTAGAGGAAAATGCGAATTATGATAGTAATATGAAGGTTATTTCAGAGAAATATCATGAGTTGTTAGATTCTCGAAAGTGA
- the murB gene encoding UDP-N-acetylmuramate dehydrogenase — translation MEIQSNFSLKKYNTFGIEASAKQFVAVHSIAELKTILEENKNEKKFILGGGSNMLLTQDIDALVIHIDLKGKEIIKEDDDFVWVKSQAGETWHDFVLWTIDNNFGGLENMSLIPGNVGTTPVQNIGAYGTEIKDTFVSCEAMNIATQEMKTFNNAECNFGYRESIFKHEVKDQYIITSVIFKLTKRNHKINTSYGDILAELAKNNISEPTLKDVSNAVIAIRQSKLPDPKELGNSGSFFKNPILLKSDFEKIHQKFPEMKFYEVSETEVKVPAGWLIEQAGFKGKRFGDAGVHKNQALVLVNYGNATGQEILAVSKEVQKTVFEKFGIQIEAEVNVI, via the coding sequence ATGGAAATCCAATCCAATTTTTCTTTAAAAAAATACAACACTTTTGGCATTGAAGCAAGTGCTAAACAATTCGTTGCCGTTCATTCTATTGCCGAATTGAAAACCATTTTAGAAGAAAACAAAAACGAAAAAAAGTTTATTCTTGGTGGCGGAAGCAATATGCTTTTAACGCAAGACATTGACGCTTTGGTGATTCATATTGATTTAAAAGGAAAAGAAATAATTAAAGAAGATGATGATTTTGTTTGGGTTAAAAGTCAGGCGGGCGAAACTTGGCATGATTTCGTTCTTTGGACGATCGATAACAATTTCGGCGGATTAGAGAATATGTCTTTGATTCCTGGAAATGTTGGCACAACTCCAGTTCAAAATATTGGCGCATACGGAACCGAAATTAAAGACACGTTTGTTTCTTGTGAAGCAATGAATATTGCCACTCAAGAAATGAAAACTTTCAATAACGCAGAATGCAATTTTGGCTATCGCGAAAGCATCTTCAAACACGAAGTAAAAGACCAATATATTATTACTTCGGTTATTTTTAAATTGACGAAACGCAATCATAAAATCAATACTTCTTACGGAGATATTTTGGCAGAATTGGCTAAAAACAATATTTCTGAACCAACATTAAAAGATGTCAGCAATGCGGTAATCGCCATTAGACAAAGCAAATTGCCAGATCCGAAAGAATTAGGAAATAGCGGAAGTTTCTTCAAAAATCCTATTTTACTCAAATCTGATTTTGAGAAAATCCATCAAAAATTCCCAGAAATGAAATTCTACGAAGTTTCAGAAACGGAAGTAAAAGTTCCTGCAGGTTGGCTGATCGAACAAGCTGGTTTTAAAGGAAAACGTTTTGGCGATGCCGGAGTTCATAAAAATCAAGCTTTGGTTTTAGTGAATTACGGAAATGCGACAGGACAAGAAATTTTAGCCGTTTCAAAAGAAGTACAAAAAACTGTTTTCGAAAAATTCGGAATTCAGATTGAAGCAGAAGTCAATGTGATTTAA
- a CDS encoding FMN-binding negative transcriptional regulator has product MYTPDLYKNENQEEIRAFLKENSFGILINQTNGKLCATHIPIELELNSEGKEILQGHISKLNPQAEGFKENDQVLAVFTGPHSYISSSWYDHENVPTWNYIAVHVYGKIKIVDYETSVEQLKKLVDKYEANSEKPIRVEDLSEKTMREARGIYGFEIEISEIQATKKLSQNRDDFNYKNIISELEKTENPQAIAVAKEMSKCRK; this is encoded by the coding sequence ATGTACACTCCAGACTTATACAAAAACGAGAATCAGGAAGAAATCAGAGCTTTTCTAAAAGAAAACAGCTTCGGAATCTTGATTAATCAAACTAACGGAAAATTATGCGCAACTCATATTCCGATAGAACTGGAATTGAACTCTGAGGGAAAAGAAATTTTGCAGGGACATATTTCAAAACTGAATCCGCAAGCAGAAGGTTTTAAAGAAAATGATCAGGTTTTAGCCGTTTTTACAGGTCCGCATAGTTATATTTCTTCATCATGGTACGATCATGAGAATGTGCCAACTTGGAATTATATAGCCGTACATGTTTATGGCAAAATCAAGATTGTAGATTATGAAACTTCGGTAGAACAATTAAAGAAATTGGTTGACAAATACGAAGCAAATTCTGAAAAGCCAATCCGAGTTGAAGATTTATCAGAAAAAACAATGCGTGAAGCTCGAGGAATCTATGGTTTTGAGATTGAAATAAGTGAAATTCAAGCCACTAAAAAACTATCTCAAAATCGAGATGATTTTAATTATAAAAACATAATTTCGGAATTAGAAAAAACCGAAAACCCTCAGGCTATTGCTGTTGCGAAAGAAATGTCAAAATGCCGAAAGTAA
- a CDS encoding glycosyltransferase, with translation MLTILFYVFIAIVVVQLFYYLGVFGKFAFAKQQEVTPKKLPVSVIVCAKNEEENVKKFIPLLAEQDYPDFEIVLIDDASRDETLEVFEEFEQQYSNIRLVKVENNEAFWGNKKYALTLGIKASKKEYLLFTDADCYPTSKNWITSMTSQFTMNKTIVLGYGGYEKIERSLLNKIIRFETVLTAVQYLSWAKIGLPYMGVGRNLAYKKEEFFKVNGFIDHIQVRSGDDDLFINQAASKENTTISYNPESFTYSKPKESYKEWFSQKRRHVSTAEYYKFFDKMQLGIFYTSQLFFFLLVILLLSFQFQWIAVLAILATRYTVAWTVMGFSAGKLKEKDLKIWFPVVEIVLIFTQINIFISNIFSKPVHWK, from the coding sequence ATGCTTACAATTTTATTTTACGTTTTTATTGCTATCGTTGTCGTACAACTTTTTTATTACTTAGGTGTTTTTGGAAAGTTTGCTTTCGCTAAACAACAAGAAGTTACACCCAAAAAACTTCCAGTTTCAGTAATTGTCTGTGCTAAAAACGAAGAAGAAAACGTAAAAAAATTTATACCGCTATTAGCCGAACAAGATTATCCAGATTTTGAAATTGTTTTAATTGATGATGCTTCAAGAGATGAAACCTTAGAAGTTTTTGAAGAATTTGAACAGCAATATTCAAATATCCGATTAGTGAAAGTTGAAAACAACGAAGCTTTCTGGGGAAACAAAAAATACGCACTGACACTAGGAATCAAAGCTTCTAAAAAAGAATACCTATTATTTACAGACGCTGATTGTTATCCAACATCAAAAAACTGGATTACATCAATGACTTCACAATTTACCATGAACAAAACTATTGTTTTGGGTTATGGAGGTTACGAAAAAATCGAACGTTCGTTATTAAACAAAATCATTCGTTTTGAAACGGTTTTAACAGCAGTTCAATATTTGTCTTGGGCAAAAATTGGTTTGCCTTATATGGGAGTTGGACGAAATTTAGCTTATAAAAAAGAAGAATTCTTTAAGGTAAATGGTTTTATTGATCATATTCAGGTGCGTTCTGGCGACGACGACTTGTTTATCAACCAAGCAGCGAGTAAAGAAAACACAACAATTTCATACAATCCTGAAAGTTTTACTTATTCGAAACCAAAGGAATCTTATAAAGAATGGTTCAGCCAAAAAAGAAGACATGTTTCGACAGCGGAATATTATAAGTTTTTTGACAAAATGCAATTAGGCATTTTTTACACCTCACAATTATTCTTCTTTTTATTAGTTATACTTTTATTGTCTTTCCAATTTCAATGGATTGCAGTATTGGCAATATTGGCAACACGTTACACCGTTGCGTGGACTGTAATGGGATTTTCGGCTGGAAAACTTAAAGAAAAAGATTTAAAAATTTGGTTTCCTGTTGTAGAGATAGTGCTGATATTCACACAAATTAATATCTTTATATCTAATATCTTTTCAAAACCGGTACATTGGAAATAA
- a CDS encoding RNA polymerase sigma factor yields MEINSKIEKAKKGDQIAFTFLLDFYWNEVYGFMLKRTENETIAEDITIETFSKAFDKIATYNSEFKFNTWLISIAKNVYIDILRKKKSSLFIEITDSEDQQAYNIADPTPSAEDALIKEQNLSRLLLCIKELKPHYQEVIQLRYFQEMSYQEIATKIDEPLSNVKVKLLRAKKLLAEIIERNR; encoded by the coding sequence TTGGAAATAAATTCTAAAATAGAAAAAGCAAAAAAAGGCGATCAGATCGCCTTTACTTTTTTATTAGATTTTTATTGGAATGAAGTTTACGGCTTTATGCTGAAACGCACCGAAAACGAAACCATTGCTGAAGACATTACAATTGAAACTTTCTCAAAAGCTTTCGACAAAATTGCCACTTACAATTCTGAATTCAAATTCAATACTTGGCTCATCAGTATTGCAAAAAATGTTTACATTGATATTCTTCGAAAAAAGAAATCAAGCCTTTTTATTGAAATTACCGATAGCGAAGATCAACAGGCATACAATATCGCCGACCCTACTCCATCTGCAGAAGATGCATTAATTAAAGAGCAAAATCTATCCCGTTTGCTTTTATGCATCAAAGAATTAAAACCCCACTACCAAGAAGTTATTCAGTTACGTTATTTTCAAGAAATGTCTTATCAGGAAATTGCAACTAAAATCGATGAGCCTTTAAGCAATGTAAAGGTAAAGCTTTTGCGTGCTAAAAAATTATTGGCAGAAATTATCGAACGTAACAGATAA
- a CDS encoding energy transducer TonB, translated as MSKSSIYESKWTDLVFENKNKEYGAYQLRQENPRTTINALFIALLLITALGSASMLINKLKTHEIVEHEIPPGPLTPVKITPDLVKPVPPAPVAPPAQSAPAAPSINTQLVNPVVTVASQATPDIATNTENHTVVDNATPGDGTISNTLPGSNGGEGTIADPAPVDNSPVIAAALDKMPSFPGGMDKFYSYVGNNFKRPELDAEMTLKVYVSFVIEKDGSITDIMVQKDPGYGMGKEAIRVLKSLKTKWTPGILNGKPVRTAYNLPITIKTQPE; from the coding sequence ATGTCAAAATCAAGCATCTATGAAAGCAAGTGGACCGATCTTGTTTTCGAAAACAAAAACAAAGAGTACGGAGCGTATCAATTACGCCAAGAAAATCCTAGAACTACAATTAATGCCTTATTTATCGCATTGTTGTTAATAACCGCCTTAGGAAGCGCATCGATGCTGATTAATAAGTTAAAAACACATGAAATCGTCGAACATGAAATACCACCGGGACCTTTAACACCAGTTAAAATCACGCCAGATTTGGTAAAACCTGTACCACCTGCACCAGTTGCACCTCCAGCCCAAAGTGCTCCAGCTGCACCATCGATCAATACGCAGTTGGTAAACCCAGTGGTTACTGTGGCTTCTCAGGCTACACCAGACATTGCAACAAATACTGAAAACCATACAGTTGTAGACAACGCAACACCTGGTGATGGAACAATTTCAAATACACTACCGGGAAGCAACGGTGGAGAAGGAACTATTGCAGATCCTGCTCCGGTAGACAATAGCCCTGTAATTGCAGCAGCATTAGACAAAATGCCAAGTTTTCCTGGAGGAATGGACAAGTTTTACAGCTATGTTGGAAATAATTTTAAGAGACCAGAACTAGATGCCGAAATGACTCTTAAAGTGTATGTTTCTTTTGTAATTGAAAAAGATGGCTCAATAACTGACATCATGGTACAAAAAGATCCAGGTTATGGAATGGGTAAAGAAGCTATCAGAGTTTTAAAATCATTAAAAACAAAATGGACTCCGGGTATTTTAAATGGAAAACCTGTTAGAACAGCATATAATCTTCCGATCACAATTAAAACACAACCGGAATAA
- a CDS encoding DUF4184 family protein, with protein sequence MPFTFSHPAIILPFKYFPKRWFSMTGLVIGSLTPDFEYFIRMKVKSIYSHTFLGILWFDLPLAIVLAFIFHNIVRNSLFINLPKPFQKRLHSFTEFNWNIHFKKSWFVILISILIGIISHLFWDAFTHEHGYFVSHIPDLSHFILLFEKKIPIWKIFQHLSTFIGGLFILLALFKLPKNSIYISSINKKYWIILSISTVAILIVRFSVSFDIKAFGNRIVSLISAILASLILTPLIIKSKVN encoded by the coding sequence ATGCCTTTCACTTTTTCGCATCCTGCCATTATTCTTCCGTTTAAGTATTTTCCAAAAAGATGGTTTTCAATGACTGGTCTTGTCATAGGAAGTTTAACTCCGGATTTTGAATATTTTATTCGAATGAAAGTTAAGAGCATTTACAGCCATACTTTTCTGGGTATTCTTTGGTTTGATTTACCTCTTGCAATTGTCTTGGCTTTTATTTTTCACAATATTGTCCGCAATAGCTTATTTATTAATTTGCCAAAACCCTTTCAAAAAAGACTACATTCATTTACAGAATTTAATTGGAATATTCATTTCAAAAAAAGCTGGTTCGTAATACTAATTTCAATACTGATTGGAATTATTTCGCATCTTTTTTGGGATGCTTTTACTCATGAACATGGTTATTTTGTGAGTCACATTCCAGATTTAAGTCATTTTATTCTTCTTTTCGAAAAGAAAATTCCGATTTGGAAAATATTCCAGCATTTGAGCACTTTTATTGGAGGACTTTTTATCCTTTTAGCTTTATTTAAACTTCCTAAAAACTCTATTTATATATCTTCCATCAACAAAAAATATTGGATTATACTTTCCATTTCAACAGTTGCAATTTTAATTGTAAGATTTTCAGTTTCTTTTGATATCAAAGCATTTGGAAATAGAATTGTTTCCTTAATTTCTGCAATTCTAGCTTCCCTGATTTTGACTCCACTTATAATTAAATCAAAAGTCAATTAG
- a CDS encoding PH domain-containing protein produces the protein MGIFSALMGNAGTVSQEDLFKKYGQLLTDNEEIEMGFKLIRDTFIFTNKRLILVDVQGITGSKTEYKSIAYKSITRFSIETAGTFDLDAELKIWVSSELNPSIVKQFNKSVNVYDVQKVLAHHVLR, from the coding sequence ATGGGAATATTTTCTGCTCTTATGGGCAACGCAGGAACTGTCAGTCAAGAAGATTTGTTTAAAAAATACGGACAGCTTTTAACCGATAACGAAGAAATTGAAATGGGTTTCAAATTGATTCGCGACACTTTTATCTTCACTAATAAAAGATTAATTCTGGTTGATGTTCAAGGAATCACAGGAAGTAAAACCGAATACAAATCAATTGCTTACAAAAGCATCACTCGTTTTAGCATTGAAACTGCCGGAACTTTTGATTTGGATGCCGAATTGAAAATCTGGGTTTCTAGCGAATTAAACCCTAGCATTGTAAAACAATTCAACAAATCTGTAAACGTATATGATGTTCAGAAAGTTTTGGCACATCACGTTTTAAGATAA
- a CDS encoding M48 family metalloprotease, which translates to MKKKLLVFGVLFATLGFTKMNAQINLGDKALGALQKGVTGFTLSNADAAALSKEAVRKLDSTNEVAGPNDGYTLRLNRVFGKHSTGEGFTLNFKVYKLKEVNAFATADGSVRVYSGLMDIMDDNELLAVIGHEIGHVANNDSRDAMRAAYQKEALIDGASSQSAKITAVTDSQLGKIGSAIIDSKFSRKQEAEADLFSYNFLKKNGYNVNAEESAFRILAKMSEGSEASFIDQMMSSHPDSKKRADDAKARAEKDGLYKPYVQQKIVNTAPVAKTTTTKKATTTTKKTTTTKKK; encoded by the coding sequence ATGAAAAAGAAATTACTAGTTTTTGGAGTTTTATTTGCCACGTTGGGTTTTACTAAAATGAATGCGCAAATAAATTTAGGTGATAAAGCATTAGGAGCTCTTCAAAAAGGTGTTACAGGGTTTACATTGAGTAATGCAGATGCCGCGGCTTTGTCAAAAGAGGCAGTTCGTAAATTAGATTCGACAAATGAAGTAGCGGGACCAAATGATGGTTATACTTTGAGATTAAACCGAGTTTTTGGAAAACATAGTACAGGAGAAGGATTTACACTGAATTTTAAGGTTTATAAATTAAAAGAAGTAAATGCGTTTGCAACCGCTGACGGAAGTGTGCGTGTGTATTCTGGTTTGATGGATATCATGGACGATAATGAATTATTGGCGGTTATTGGACACGAAATTGGTCACGTAGCAAACAACGATTCAAGAGATGCAATGCGCGCGGCGTATCAAAAAGAAGCGCTAATTGATGGTGCATCTTCGCAATCTGCAAAAATTACAGCTGTAACGGATAGCCAATTGGGGAAAATTGGAAGTGCTATTATTGATAGCAAATTCAGCCGTAAACAAGAAGCTGAAGCCGATTTGTTTTCGTATAATTTCTTAAAGAAAAACGGTTACAATGTAAATGCTGAAGAATCTGCTTTTAGAATTTTGGCTAAAATGAGTGAAGGAAGTGAAGCTTCGTTTATTGATCAAATGATGAGTTCGCATCCTGATTCGAAAAAAAGAGCTGATGATGCAAAAGCAAGAGCAGAGAAAGATGGTCTATACAAACCTTATGTGCAACAAAAAATTGTAAATACGGCTCCAGTTGCAAAAACAACAACAACTAAAAAAGCAACTACGACAACTAAGAAAACGACAACAACTAAAAAGAAATAG
- the lipA gene encoding lipoyl synthase, whose protein sequence is METVIENIPTGKPKWLKVKLPIGQKYTELRGLVDKYSLNTICTSGSCPNMGECWGEGTATFMILGNVCTRSCGFCGVKTGRPETVDWDEPEKVARSIKIMNIKHAVITSVDRDDLKDGGSIIWIETVKAIRRMNPNTTLETLIPDFQGIERNIDRIVEANPEVVSHNVETVRRLTREVRIQAKYDRSLEVLRYLKEKGINRTKSGIMLGLGETEEEVFQTMRDLRNANVDVVTIGQYLQPSKKHLPVKEFITPEQFARYEKFGLELGFRHVESGPLVRSSYKAQKHIL, encoded by the coding sequence ATGGAAACAGTCATTGAAAATATACCAACTGGAAAACCTAAATGGTTAAAGGTGAAACTTCCAATTGGACAAAAATATACTGAACTTCGTGGTTTAGTTGATAAATACAGCTTAAATACCATTTGCACCTCTGGAAGTTGCCCAAATATGGGAGAATGTTGGGGTGAAGGAACCGCAACTTTTATGATTCTTGGAAATGTTTGCACTCGTTCATGCGGATTTTGTGGCGTAAAAACAGGAAGACCTGAAACTGTTGATTGGGACGAACCTGAAAAAGTAGCGCGTTCTATAAAAATCATGAACATCAAACACGCTGTAATTACAAGCGTTGACAGAGATGACTTGAAAGATGGCGGATCTATTATCTGGATTGAAACGGTAAAAGCAATCCGAAGAATGAACCCAAATACTACACTAGAAACTTTAATTCCGGATTTTCAAGGAATTGAAAGAAATATAGACCGAATCGTTGAAGCAAATCCTGAAGTGGTTTCGCATAATGTTGAAACGGTTCGCCGATTGACACGTGAAGTTCGTATTCAAGCAAAATACGATCGCAGTCTTGAAGTTTTGCGCTATTTAAAAGAAAAAGGAATCAACAGAACCAAATCTGGTATCATGCTAGGTCTTGGCGAAACTGAAGAAGAAGTTTTTCAGACTATGAGAGATTTGCGCAATGCAAATGTAGATGTTGTTACTATTGGACAATACCTTCAACCAAGTAAAAAACATTTGCCTGTCAAAGAATTTATCACTCCGGAGCAATTTGCGAGATACGAAAAATTCGGACTTGAATTAGGTTTCCGCCATGTGGAGAGCGGTCCTTTAGTTCGTTCTTCATACAAAGCACAAAAACACATTTTATAA
- the gap gene encoding type I glyceraldehyde-3-phosphate dehydrogenase — translation MKTRIAINGFGRIGRNLFRLLLNHPEIEVVAINDIADNKTMAHLIKYDSIHGVLPYTVSHDEESIIVDNKKYLFFHEKSISSLDWKSHNIDFVIESTGKYKTHEELNAHLEAGAKKVILSAPSEVDTIKTVVLGVNENILDGNENIVSNASCTTNNAAPMIKIIDELCGIEQAYITTIHSYTTDQSLHDQPHKDLRRARGASQSIVPTTTGAAKALTKIFPKLHQKIGGCGIRVPVPDGSLTDITFNVKRAVTIEEINKAFEKASKTNLKGILDYTEDPIVSVDIIGNTHSCLFDAQLTSVIDKMVKVVGWYDNEIGYSSRLIDLILLIRKT, via the coding sequence TTGAAAACAAGAATTGCTATTAATGGTTTTGGAAGAATTGGAAGAAATTTATTCCGCTTGCTTTTAAACCATCCTGAAATTGAAGTGGTTGCGATCAACGATATTGCCGACAACAAAACGATGGCACATTTGATAAAATACGACAGCATTCATGGTGTTTTGCCTTATACTGTGAGCCACGATGAAGAATCAATTATTGTAGACAACAAAAAGTATTTGTTTTTTCACGAAAAAAGCATTTCAAGTTTAGACTGGAAAAGCCACAATATTGATTTTGTAATAGAATCAACCGGAAAATACAAAACGCACGAAGAATTAAATGCGCATCTGGAAGCTGGAGCAAAAAAAGTGATTCTTTCGGCTCCTTCTGAAGTTGATACAATAAAAACTGTTGTTTTAGGTGTAAACGAAAATATTTTGGACGGAAATGAAAATATAGTTTCAAATGCAAGTTGTACGACAAACAACGCCGCTCCAATGATAAAAATCATTGATGAACTATGTGGCATCGAGCAAGCTTACATTACCACTATACATTCGTACACTACTGACCAAAGTCTCCACGACCAGCCACATAAGGATTTACGTAGAGCGAGAGGCGCAAGTCAATCAATTGTTCCAACAACTACAGGTGCAGCTAAGGCATTAACAAAAATTTTTCCTAAATTGCATCAAAAAATCGGAGGATGTGGCATTCGCGTCCCTGTTCCCGATGGTTCATTAACAGATATTACTTTCAATGTAAAGCGCGCCGTTACTATTGAAGAAATTAATAAAGCTTTTGAAAAAGCCTCAAAAACAAATTTAAAAGGGATATTAGATTACACAGAAGATCCTATCGTTTCTGTTGATATTATTGGCAATACGCATTCGTGTTTATTTGATGCCCAGCTTACTTCGGTAATTGATAAAATGGTAAAAGTTGTGGGTTGGTATGATAATGAAATTGGCTATTCATCAAGATTAATAGATTTGATTTTACTGATAAGAAAAACATAG